The DNA segment TTGTATCGTGATATTTCGTCCTTTGCAAGTTGGCTATAATTGAAAGAAGAAAGAGGTtggataataattaatatatatacccATTAGAGAAATTTCTGGTTATGCAATTTTGTATCGTCATACCCTCTCCGTACTAAAATGTTGCAACTTAGGATAGATCCGCAATAAATCTAAACGAAAGTTATGTCATGATACGTTGTATTAGGATGAGGTAAAAGGAAGTATTAATCTGTAAGATTTTGACATGGTATATCCCAACAAGACTAATTACTACTGTGAACAGATTATGCATGTACCAGATGACGGGCGCCGGTAGCTTAGCTAGCTCCATCAGCTTTTATTTCGTCTTGGTGGAAGAAAAAGAAGTGTACATTCAATTGTAAAGCTGTTTATACACTCCTACAAATATGGCACAAACCTTGTCGTCCAAACCGCGAAATTAATTAACGCTTTACACTAAAGCTCGCAGCCTCGCACGTACGCGGCACTCCTTGTTGCCACGCTGCACAGAGCGCGACGCCGCGCGAGTTGTCGCGGCGACATGAGGAAAGGCGCCGCCGGAATCGCGTGCActtgctcggcggcggcggcggcctccgctcTTGTGAAGCTTCTTGTTcttgtggcggcggtggcggcgacgacgtccgccggtggcggcgacgagccgACGTACGAGACCAAGTCCATAGACCCGAGCCTCGCCGTGATGACGCTGCCGGCGCCCGTGACGGGCCCGGAGAGCCTCGCCTtcgacggccgcggcgacgggCCCTACACCGGCGGCTCCGACGGCCGCATCCTCcgctggcgcggcggccgcctcggcTGGACCGAGTTCGCCTACAACTCCAGGCACAAGTAAGCTAGCTATATCTATCCAGAAATTTTATGTTCTTAGAAAACTACCTCAAGTTACCTAAATTATGTTAAAATTTTTGGTAGCTCGATATATAGTATATGAagatatcaaattaatttatttttgagaattacacactACAACATAGACACTCAAAACGCACACACACTCACTCCTTTGGACACACGCACCCAAATCTTAAGCATTTTTAAAGACTGGACCGGCAAATACTTGACATTAATTTTATGATAGATAATATAATATCTCTCGGTATTTTTTCAAGGATTATAAAATTACCCATATCTATACAAGTCTAACTGCGCCGCATGCACTAGAATGCACTGACGACTGACCTGCGATTTGTTCACCCACCAGGAGCGTCGGCGTttgctcgccggagaagaagctgGTGGTGCCGGAGAGCGTGTGCGGGCGGCCACTGGGGCTGCAGTTCCACCACGCCTCCGGCGACCTGTACGTGGCCGACGCGTACCTGGGCCTCCTGAgggcgccggcgcgcggcgggctcgccgaggtggtggcgacggaggCCGCCGGCGTGCCGTTCAACTTCCTCAACGGCCTCGACGTCGACCAGAGGACCGGCGACGTCTACTTCACCGATAGCAGCACCACGTACCGGAGGAGGTACCCCAAATTAAATCAATCATTCAACCATGTTCATACTGCacagtgtgcatgcatgcatcgtgCAGTTAATCGTGTGCCATGCTAGGTTGCCTGCCCGCCCTGCTTCCTGTCTCCGGAAAAtctgataattttttttttcgtttacATCACGAAGGTATCCGTAAATATCCCAACAGATATAGATGATTTTGTATTTTATCTAACCTTTGCCACGAACCAAAATACATCCTAACATTCAATAGACGGGATTAGTAGTAAAGGTTGCTACGATAATTTTATATGTGTTACACTTCTTTTTAATGGATATGTGTTACACTTTATTAGTTAGTGTATGGTTTGCTATAACAGTGGTcgtgttgtttttttaaattctatttcctccatcctaaaatataaaaatatatttttagtataaaTTTGAACTATAAATGTAGCTATGTTTTTGGACGGGGTATCTGGTTTAGTCGCAACTCAATTTACCAAATAAATAGGcatgtcatatatattttgctTTGGGTAGCTGCAAATGTAGTTATGACACGCGGGCCAATATACCAGTAAAGCATATCTTAAATGTATATCTCAGATTAAATATATACCTAACTAA comes from the Oryza glaberrima chromosome 9, OglaRS2, whole genome shotgun sequence genome and includes:
- the LOC127783636 gene encoding protein STRICTOSIDINE SYNTHASE-LIKE 10-like → MRKGAAGIACTCSAAAAASALVKLLVLVAAVAATTSAGGGDEPTYETKSIDPSLAVMTLPAPVTGPESLAFDGRGDGPYTGGSDGRILRWRGGRLGWTEFAYNSRHKSVGVCSPEKKLVVPESVCGRPLGLQFHHASGDLYVADAYLGLLRAPARGGLAEVVATEAAGVPFNFLNGLDVDQRTGDVYFTDSSTTYRRSQYLLVVAMGDETGRLLRYDARRRRVTVLHSGLPYPNGVAVSDDGTHVVVAHTGLCELRRYWLRGPRASKSETFAEVPGYPDNVRRDGDGGYWVALSRGADSDDVAPTVAVRVTAAGKKKGGGAAVVAEALAGFSFVTVSEVAEQNGTLWIGSVDTPYAGAAVRGRW